In Oncorhynchus nerka isolate Pitt River linkage group LG26, Oner_Uvic_2.0, whole genome shotgun sequence, one DNA window encodes the following:
- the LOC135564861 gene encoding uncharacterized protein LOC135564861: MAEPPFTEQQPFFNSRTECLVHRQHTRQLPSPQLPSPQPPSPQLPSPQLPSPQLPSPQLPSPQLPSPQPPSPQLPSPQLPSPQPTATQPTATQPTATQPTATQPTATQPTATQPTATQPTATQPTATQPTATQPTATQPTATQPTATQPTATQPTATQPTATQPTATQPTATQPTATQPTATQPTATQPTATQPTATPSPQPPSPQPPSPQPPSPQLPSPAHSHPAHSHPAHSHPAHSYPAHSYPAHSYPAHSHPAHSYPAHSYPAHSYPAHSHPAHSYPAHSYPAHNYPAHNYPAHSYPAHSYPAHSHPAHSYPAHSYPAHSYPAHSYPAHSYPAHSHPAHSYPAHSYPAHSYPAHNYPAHSYPAQPQPTATQPTATQPTATQPTANQPTATQPTATQPTATQPTATQPTATQPTATQPTATQPTATQPTATQPTATQPTATQPTATASPQLPSPQLPSPQPPSPQLPSPQLPSPQPPSPQPPSPQLPRTQPPSPQPPSPLLKIPTAQSRDCTLLRDMLIRREKENTASTNVALAENRRNKWLKGHVYLANPTWKSGDG, encoded by the exons ATGGCAGAACCTCCCTTTACAGAACAACAGCCTTTCTTCAATAGCAGAACTGAGTGTCTGGTCCACAGACAGCACA CCCGGCAG CTACCCAGCCCACAGCTACCCAGCCCACAGCCACCCAGCCCACAGCTACCCAGCCCACAGCTACCCAGCCCACAGCTACCCAGCCCACAGCTACCCAGCCCACAGCTACCCAGCCCACAGCCACCCAGCCCACAGCTACCCAGCCCACAGCTacccagcccacagcccacagctaCCCAGCCCACAGCCACCCAGCCCACAGCTACCCAGCCCACAGCTACCCAGCCCACAGCTACCCAGCCCACAGCTACCCAGCCCACAGCCACCCAGCCCACAGCTACCCAGCCCACAGCTACCCAGCCCACAGCTACCCAGCCCACAGCTACCCAGCCCACAGCCACCCAGCCCACAGCCACCCAGCCCACAGCTACCCAGCCCACAGCTACCCAGCCCACAGCCACCCAGCCCACAGCTACCCAGCCCACAGCTACCCAGCCCACAGCTACCCAGCCCACAGCCACCCAGCCCACAGCTACCCAGCCCACAGCTACCCAGCCCACAGCTACACCCAGCCCACAGCCACCCAGCCCACAGCCACCCAGCCCACAGCCACCCAGCCCACAGCTACCCAGCCCAGCCCACAGCCACCCAGCCCACAGCCACCCAGCCCACAGCCACCCAGCCCACAGCTACCCAGCCCACAGCTACCCAGCCCACAGCTACCCAGCCCACAGCCACCCAGCCCACAGCTACCCAGCCCACAGCTACCCAGCCCACAGCTACCCAGCCCACAGCCACCCAGCCCACAGCTACCCAGCCCACAGCTACCCAGCCCACAACTACCCAGCCCACAACTACCCAGCCCACAGCTACCCAGCCCACAGCTACCCAGCCCACAGCCACCCAGCCCACAGCTACCCAGCCCACAGCTACCCAGCCCACAGCTACCCAGCCCACAGCTACCCAGCCCACAGCTACCCAGCCCACAGCCACCCAGCCCACAGCTACCCAGCCCACAGCTACCCAGCCCACAGCTACCCAGCCCACAACTACCCAGCCCACAGCTACCCAGCCCAGCCCCAGCCCACAGCTACCCAGCCCACAGCTACCCAGCCCACAGCCACCCAGCCCACAGCTAACCAGCCCACAGCTACCCAGCCCACAGCTACCCAGCCCACAGCTACCCAGCCCACAGCTACCCAGCCCACAGCCACCCAGCCCACAGCTACCCAGCCCACAGCTACCCAGCCCACAGCTACCCAGCCCACAGCCACCCAGCCCACAGCTACCCAGCCCACAGCCACCCAGCCCACAGCTACAGCCAGCCCACAGCTACCCAGCCCACAGCTACCCAGCCCACAGCCACCCAGCCCACAGCTACCCAGCCCACAGCTACCCAGCCCACAGCCACCCAGCCCACAGCCACCCAGCCCACAGCTACCCAGGACACAGCCACCCAGCCCACAGCCACCCAGCCCACTGTTAAAG ATTCCTACAGCACAGAGCAGAGACTGCACTCTGCTCAGAGACATGCTCatcaggagagagaaggaaaacacAGCTTCTACCAATGTGGCTCTTGCTGAGAACAGAAGGAACAAG TGGCTTAAGGGACACGTCTACCTGGCCAACCCAACATGGAAGAGTGGAGATGGATAG
- the LOC115110913 gene encoding protein shisa-6-like yields the protein MGIQHLLLLLIYLDPLNVLCAATANKKKNAPKRNQKMKEVNGTEAPTAVPRRNTQVQAPSIATHDTCLGYYDVSGAYDKVFECNNTEHRYCCGSCFLRYCCAEKGKRIEQKTCTNYNTPDWIKTQPPSPAPTGDTYDPDLDQTNTTVYITCGVIAFIILIGVSAKVAYDKATKPPQEMNVHRALADILRQQGLNKENENIAALEGSPKDMDTPLRTSKNHYTPVHTMLANHGHYGKENFRQGQLDHNFISSGFVTLGRPHLKGVCKYPVFKGSDMPVKLLSANHGIAWNVLVPGILMVGGAAGGGGCVGGMGLAGGGASPV from the exons ATGGGGATACAGCATCTTCTGCTTCTTTTGATTTACTTGGACCCGCTGAATGTACTGTGCGCGGCTACAGCCAACAAGAAGAAAAACGCTCCAAAGCGGAATCAGAAGATGAAGGAGGTGAACGGCACGGAGGCGCCTACTGCGGTTCCGCGGCGAAACACTCAGGTCCAGGCACCTTCGATCGCTACCCATGACACGTGCCTGGGCTACTATGACGTGAGCGGAGCGTACGATAAAGTGTTCGAGTGCAACAATACCGAGCACCGCTACTGTTGTGGAAGTTGTTTCCTGCGCTATTGCTGTGCAGAAAAAGGGAAACGCATAGAACAGAAAACTTGCACAAATTATAACACCCCAGATTGGATCAAAACGCAGCCTCCCTCACCGGCACCAACAGGTGACACTTACGACCCTGACTTGGATCAGACTAACACAACGGTATACATCACCTGTGGTGTCATAGCTTTTATCATCCTCATCGGAGTTTCTGCAAAAGTTGCCTACGACAAAGCAACCAAGCCCCCTCAGGAAATGAATGTCCATAG AGCCCTTGCAGACATTTTGAGGCAACAAGGACTAAATAAGGAGAATGAAAATATTGCAGCATTGGAGGGTTCACCCAAAGACATGGACACACCTCTCCGAACGTCCAAGAACCATTACACCCCAGTTCACACCATGCTAGCAAACCACG GGCACTATGGGAAAGAGAACTTCCGCCAAGGCCAACTTGACCATAACTTCATCTCCTCTGGATTCGTGACACTGGGACGACCGCACCTAAAAG GTGTCTGCAAG TACCCAGTGTTCAAGGGATCCGACATGCCAGTCAAACTGCTATCTGCCAACCACGGGATTGCCTGGAATGTTTTGGTGCCCGGCATCCTGATGGTTGGTGGAGCGGCGGGTGGGGGGGGGTGTGTGGGGGGTATGGGGTTGGCTGGGGGTGGAGCATCACCAGTTTAA